The Amycolatopsis sp. DG1A-15b genome contains the following window.
GCGCTGAAACCTGACGCGCTCACGGTGATGATGGTCTGCATGGCGCCCCCGACCATATGACCACCCAGGAGACAGGACTTGTTCGACGTCGATCACCGCCGCCACCTCATGCCGCCGCGCCGATCCAGGTCAGCGATCCGGAGGCATCGACTCCGAGTAATGTGTCGTCACTCTCTGACACGGTCGTACCCGCGCAGACACCAGGGGTAGCCTCCGCACCTGCGGAGCCGGCGGCGCCGTGGCGTGACGCGCTCCGCCTGCGTGGAACGCATCGGCGGTATCGTCGAATGCCGCGACGGCCTGGTCCGGATCGGCCCATACCTGGTGCGGACCGACACCGCAGCCGATCTTCCGAGCCGTCTGCAGCAGGCGCTCGCCGCCCACGCGGCCGGCGAGCCGGTTTCGACCAAAGCGGTCCCTGTGGCGTTGCCGGAGGGCGACGGGCTGGACGCTGACGTCCGCGAGCTGGTGCAACTGGCGCGAGGCTTGGAGACGAGGGGAGCGGGATGACCAAGGCGCTGATCATCGGCGGGGGCATCGCGGGTCCGGTCACGGCCATGGCGCTGCAGAAGGCGGGCATCGGCTCCGTCGTCTACGAGGCTTACGAGGCGGGCGCGGACGACGTCGGTGCGTTCATGACGATCATGAACAACGGCTTCGACGCCCTGCACGCGATCGACGCCGACAAGCCGGTGCTTGAGGCGTCCTTCCCAGCCGATCGGGCGTTGTTCTGGAGCGGTTCGGGCAAGAAGCTCGGCGAAGCACCCATCGGCGGCGGTACCGCGGGCGCGTACGGGCCGCACACGATCAAGCGGTCCGAGCTGTACCGGGTGCTGCACGAGGAGGCCACCCGGCGCGGGATCACGATCGAGCACGGCGAGCGGCTCGGCGACGTGGACATCTACGCCGAGC
Protein-coding sequences here:
- a CDS encoding DUF6545 domain-containing protein, with the translated sequence MERIGGIVECRDGLVRIGPYLVRTDTAADLPSRLQQALAAHAAGEPVSTKAVPVALPEGDGLDADVRELVQLARGLETRGAG